The genomic interval GGACAAAATAACATTTTACCCATAATTGCATCACTAAAAGTAAAACTACCCTGACGCTGAAACATTGTATGACAgctaaacttgttatgtgtgtgttatgtggggGAAAGGGGGTTTAACAAATTGGGCACATGATCTGTGAAATCACTGAAATCGTCAGAAACAGAAAATAAAGCAAAGATTaggtcgtttggagctccgcttttctATATATAAATCACTATTAGAATGACATGTACCAGAGACTGAAGCTTGACAAGGCCAAAACAGTAGGAGGGGGTGGTCACTGATGGCATGTCAGAAAACAACAGAAAATTTGTGTCAATCAAACATGTTTTTATGGTCATTGGCGCAAATAACAATATAAATGCAATTGTCATTACTTGATTAATTTGCCTGTATTATGTCTTTCACCATTTCTAGTGCCATCTCTCCAGCATCTGAGGGTACCATGTGACCTGCCTTCATGATATAATACAAGGAGAGGTTCCCATACTTCTTGCGGAAAGCACCAGTTTGCTTGGTCTTTAAACCAGAGGGGGGGTACAGAGGTTGGCGAGGGGTATTCAGAAAATCATCCAGCCCATTCCACTTGAGCTTTTTCATCCAATTTTCTGCTCCATTTGTGTCACAAATCATATCAAGCTGACCTTGGTAAATGACTACATTGATCTTGTTGAGTAGATAACTGACATCAGAAATGACAGGTCTCATAAAGTCCTCACTTTGATATGTGAATAACTCCCCTGATTGGCTCCCCCATATCACATCATTAGGGATTATCCCAAGTTTCTTCTTGATTGGTCCATTCATAAGCTGTGTTAAAGGGTCAGTGTTCAGTCGTCCCACATGGTTTGCATAGAGTTGGTCAAGGGTATTACGCCCGAGAGAAGGGAATTTTGGGAAGTCAGGAGCATTATGGATGAGAATGTTATACACATCAACATTATCAGTGGTCTGGGCTATCACATTTTCTGTCTCTGACCAGAGATCTGTTGCTTTCTTCCACTCTTGATTAGCAACAGCATTAGCAGTGGCCTGTGCATACTGGTTCACTCTGTCCAAGTCAAGCTGATCAAGCAGACTGGCTGAGTATAGATATGGCCCCCAAGAGAGCACAGAATCGACAGGAGAAATCCAGGAGTCCCCAAGGGCAACACCCTTAAAGTTACACCTGATCTCACCCTGTTGTATAGCATTATATAATGTCACGCCAAAAGCTGATGTCATCTTGCCGCCATATGACTCACAAAATATGTAGAGGGGAATCGTCTGGAATGCTGGCATCTCATTCACAAAGGCTTTGAACATTGTCAGCAGATCTTGGGCAATTCCTATAAATAacacattt from Nematostella vectensis chromosome 14, jaNemVect1.1, whole genome shotgun sequence carries:
- the LOC5502651 gene encoding retinoid-inducible serine carboxypeptidase, whose amino-acid sequence is MAKETLFVFALVFTIFFFKESQSAVPRTSIPDEKWDYVTVRPSAHMFWWLYGARGEPSERENKPLILWLQGGPGGSSTGYGNFMELGPLDVNLKLRNTSWVEVANVLFVDNPVGAGFSYVTDKGAYTTNVTGIAQDLLTMFKAFVNEMPAFQTIPLYIFCESYGGKMTSAFGVTLYNAIQQGEIRCNFKGVALGDSWISPVDSVLSWGPYLYSASLLDQLDLDRVNQYAQATANAVANQEWKKATDLWSETENVIAQTTDNVDVYNILIHNAPDFPKFPSLGRNTLDQLYANHVGRLNTDPLTQLMNGPIKKKLGIIPNDVIWGSQSGELFTYQSEDFMRPVISDVSYLLNKINVVIYQGQLDMICDTNGAENWMKKLKWNGLDDFLNTPRQPLYPPSGLKTKQTGAFRKKYGNLSLYYIMKAGHMVPSDAGEMALEMVKDIIQAN